In Papaver somniferum cultivar HN1 chromosome 1, ASM357369v1, whole genome shotgun sequence, a genomic segment contains:
- the LOC113357334 gene encoding uncharacterized protein LOC113357334: protein MVTPHSSPTKKPDDSFSETPIEPTPKVAINDPYAIHHSDNTSLVLFTPLLNGDNYGIWARGITMALSAKDKMNFINGSILEPEDSNLYARWKRSTNLVKMWITNSIEPDIKSSFMYVDSAYQLWNELRDHFYQSNAPKIFELKHAISTLKIEGMSVSMFFTKMKALWEELDATSMGTTPCICAAGKEIAEHRNRDKVMEFLLGLDKRFANVKSSVLLMDPIPSINKK, encoded by the exons atGGTAACTCCTCATTCTTCTCCAACCAAAAAACCGGATGATTCTTTTTCGGAAACTCCAATTGAACCCACACCAAAAGTGGCGATTAATGATCCGTATGCGATTCACCATTCGGATAATACTAGTCTTGTTTTGTTCACTCCTCTCTTGAATGGCGATAATTATGGAATTTGGGCACGTGGAATCACCATGGCTCTTTCCGCCAAAGACAAAATGAATTTTATTAATGGGTCAATTTTGGAACCCGAGGATTCAAACTTGTATGCTAGATGGAAAAGATCTACTAATCTTGTTAAGATGTGGATCACCAACTCAATAGAACCAGATATAAAATCTAGTTTTATGTATGTCGATTCAGCATATCAACTCTGGAATGAACTCCGTGATCATTTTTACCAATCCAATGCTCCCAAAATATTTGAGttgaaacatgcaatttccacTCTAAAAATTGAAGGGATGTCTGTATCAATGTTTTTCACAAAGATGAAAGCATTATGGGAGGAGCTGGACGCAACTTCCATGGGAACTACCCCATGTATTTGTGCTGCAGGAAAAGAAATTGCCGAACACCGCAACAGAGATAAGGTGATGGAATTTTTGCTAGGTCTTGATAAAAGATTTGCGAATGTAAAAAGTTCTGTTTTGTTGATGGATCCTATTCCATCAATCAATAAG AAGTGA